Proteins co-encoded in one Brassica oleracea var. oleracea cultivar TO1000 chromosome C4, BOL, whole genome shotgun sequence genomic window:
- the LOC106337499 gene encoding probable ethanolamine kinase — MGAAKNNNWAILEAEGGRGNDDASSSQIPYSSSVVDTSLPLPLMIPRIIELCKDLFSNWRELDDSLFSVERVSGGITNLLLKVSVKEEEEDKESSITVRLYGPNTDYVINRQRELQAIKYLSAAGFGAKLLGGFGNGMVQSFIKARTLAPSDMRQPKIAAEIAKELGKFHKVNIPGPKEPQLWVDILKFFEKASTLAFEEPDRQKLFETISFDELYKEIIELREFTGLLNAPVVFAHNDLLSGNLMLNEDEERLYLIDFEYGSYNYRGFDIGNHFNEYAGYDCDYTFYPTKEEQYHFIKHYLQPDKPDEVSVGEVESVFIETDAYKLASHLYWAVWAIIQARMSPIEFDYLGYFFLRYNEYKKQKPLTFSLVTSYLSASVWLA, encoded by the exons ATGGGAGCTGCGAAGAACAATAACTGGGCGATATTGGAAGCTGAAGGAGGTAGGGGCAACGACGACGCCTCCTCTTCCCAGATCCCGTATTCTTCCTCTGTAGTCGACACATCTTTGCCTCTCCCCCTCATGATTCCTCGCATCAT AGAGTTATGTAAAGATCTGTTCAGCAATTGGAGAGAGCTTGACGATTCACTCTTCTCGGTCGAGAGAGTGTCTGGAGGCATCACGAACCTAT TGCTCAAGGTTTCTGTGAAGGAGGAAGAAGAAGACAAAGAATCCTCAATAACAGTGCGGCTCTATGGGCCTAACACTGACTATGTTATTAACCGTCAGAGAGAGCTACAG GCTATCAAATATCTCTCTGCTGCCGGATTTGGTGCCAAGTTGCTTGGTGGATTTGGAAATGGAATGGTGCAATCATTTATCAAAGCAAGAACCTTAGCGCCATCAG ACATGAGGCAGCCAAAGATTGCTGCTGAGATTGCCAAAGAGCTTGGCAAGTTTCATAAAGTGAACATACCAGGTCCCAAAGAACCTCAGCTCTGGGTTGATATCTTGAAGTTCTTTGAAAAAG CCTCTACTCTTGCCTTCGAGGAACCTGATAGGCAGAAGCTCTTCGAGACAATTTCGTTTGATGAACTTTACAAAGAAATTATTGAGCTAAGG GAATTCACAGGCTTACTTAACGCACCTGTGGTGTTTGCTCATAATGATTTACTCTCTGGAAACCTGATGCTAAATGAGGACGAAG AGAGACTGTACTTGATTGATTTCGAGTATGGATCGTACAACTACAGAGGGTTCGACATTGGAAATCACTTCAATGAATATGCAGGATACGACTGTGATTACACCTT CTACCCAACTAAAGAAGAACAATATCATTTCATCAAGCATTACTTACAGCCAGATAAACCAGACGAG GTCAGCGTTGGTGAAGTGGAGTCAGTCTTCATAGAGACAGACGCGTATAAATTAGCGTCTCATTTGTACTGGGCGGTATGGGCAATCATACAG GCAAGGATGTCTCCAATTGAGTTTGATTATTTGGGTTACTTCTTTTTGCGGTACAATGAATACAAGAAGCAGAAGCCTCTTACCTTTTCGCTTGTTACATCTTACCTGTCTGCGTCTGTGTGGCTTGCTTGA